Proteins found in one Ptychodera flava strain L36383 chromosome 16, AS_Pfla_20210202, whole genome shotgun sequence genomic segment:
- the LOC139114982 gene encoding ubiquitin carboxyl-terminal hydrolase isozyme L5-like: MRWSLDGLMVMPHFWCKGVQVEEIWSLDEDSLSNLKPVHGLIFLFKWRPGDEPSGSVVQDSRLEKIFFAKQVINNACATQAILSILLNCKHTDVGLGPTLTDFKEFSRSFDATVRHFLLFLLQKRKHR; the protein is encoded by the exons ATGAGGTGGTCACTTGATGGTCTCATGGTCATGCCCCATTTCT GGTGCAAAGGAGTGCAAGTTGAAGAAATCTGGAGTTTGGATGAGGATAGCTTGTCTAATTTAAA ACCAGTCCatggtttgatatttttgtttaaatgGCGACCGGGAGATGAACCGTCAGGAAGTGTTGTACAGGATAGCAGGCTAGAGAAAATTTTCTTTGCCAAACAA GTAATCAACAATGCTTGTGCCACCCAAGCCATTCTTAGTATCCTGCTTAACTGCAAGCACACAGACGTCGGACTTGGTCCAACCTTGACAGATTTCAAAGAATTCTCACGGAGTTTTGATGCCACAGTAAGGCATTTTCTACTCTTCTTGCTGCAAAAGAGAAAACACAGATGA
- the LOC139114065 gene encoding ubiquitin carboxyl-terminal hydrolase isozyme L5-like, with translation MKGLSLSNSEVIKQVHNSFSRHQMFEFDAKLANKDDDVFHFVGYIPIEGRLYELDGLKDGPIDLGKCDQNDWLKLVKPVIEQRMQKYSAEEIHFNLMAIVSDRKMVYKRDKEKLEARLAALQNKEEAMETDEDSSLPQTEEALRAEISNCEMKMAMEEQKFQKYKIENIRRKHNYLPLIMELLRVLAKEGKLLDLVEKAQEKAESKTAEKEKSKEKK, from the exons ATGAAGGGCCTCTCACTAAGTAATTCTGAAGTAATCAAACAAGTACATAATTCATTTTCTAG ACATCAGATGTTTGAATTCGATGCTAAACTAGCCAATAAGGATGATGATGTCTTTCATTTTGTCGGCTACATACCCATAGAGGGCAGGCTGTATGAGTTAGATGGCCTGAAAGATGGCCCCATCGATTTAG GTAAATGTGACCAGAATGACTGGTTAAAATTGGTGAAGCCTGTTATAGAACAGCGAATGCAGAA GTATAGTGCTGAAGAAATCCATTTCAACTTGATGGCTATAGTGTCAGATAGAAAAATGGTCTACAAGAGAGATAAAGAAAAACTTGAAGCAAGGTTAGCAGCCTTGCAGAATAAG GAGGAAGCCATGGAAACAGATGAAGACTCGTCATTACCTCAAACAGAAGAGGCTCTCAGAGCTGAAATAAGTAATTGTGAAATGAAGATGGCAATGGAagaacaaaaatttcaaaaatataag ATTGAAAATATTCGTCGCAAGCACAACTACCTTCCGTTGATCATGGAACTCCTACGAGTGCTAGCCAAGGAGGGAAAACTTCTAGATCTCGTCGAAAAG GCTCAGGAAAAAGCAGAATCCAAAACCGCTGAAAAAGAGAAATCAAAAGAGAAGAAGTGA